AAGGCTTGTAGGGTATATAGGTTGACCTTTTTCTTGGTTTAGTAACTTGGCGAATAGCCATAGTTAGTTAGGAGTAAATTATTAAAATGTTTTTCTGGATCACCAGCATCATCTTATTACTATTGTTTGTAACTTTGATCACACGTACCGCACTCATACACCCAGCATCCCTATCAATAAGGGCTTTCTGCACTCGTAAACACTTGGCCACAACACATTTTGTCTTACTCGCATTGCTAATGCCGCTATTATTGCATAATTCAAATGTCGCCGCCCAAAATGATAGCTTCCAGGCGCAGCGAATTAGTGACAAAAAGATAACAACCAAGAAAATCAGCAATAAAAAATCCATAACCAAGCAAACTGTTGATCAGGCGGCCACAAGTCAGGCAAGTGCCAGCACTCCTGCTACGCAAACAGCAGAATCAACAGAACAAGTAGCCAGTCAAGCGACTACTTCAACTGTAGCGGAAACGCAAAACACGACAACCGCACAATCAACTACACCAGTTACGCATTCAGGATTCACTCTAGGTGGGGTCGATTTCCCGATTGTTTCATTTTCTGGTTCAGGTCACGTTCCTGCTGACGGTAATGTTTATTCATGGAGCCAGTTAGCCAATCATTACTTGATTGAATATCAAGGTACTGCCCATAATTACATTAGTTCAGCAACTGTCGGCGCAACGGTATACGTTAATGGACAGGCTTATCGTATCTCCGAAGTGCTACCCTGGGTCGACTACAACAGCGCCTACAATGTATTGTTATCCCACCGTGTTACTGGCGGTATTTCCTTTCAAACTTGTGAAACAACTAGTGCCGCTTCACCACTGCGTTTATTTATCGCGGTGCCAGCGTAACACCAGTGATCACAACGGAGCAAAACCAGCGATCGTTTAAAATAGCTTAAATCTATGGATGTGCCTATAAATTATGGGTGCATCCTTTTTTGTTACTTTTCCCGTACTGAATTGAAACCTGACCCTCAAAAACAATACAACAAAAAAGCCGCATCCAAAATTACTGGATACAGCTTTTGCTAGATAATTAGTACTAAGCTTGTGCGGCCACAACGGCTGTGATCGACTGAGCCACAGCTTCGGCACAAAGACGGCCTTCGCGGATCGCCCAGATCACTAGACTAGGACCACGCCGGGCATCACCAGCAACATAGACTTGATCAACGTTGGTATTATAGCCATCGTAAATTTCGTTAACGCCAAATTGATCAAATACATCCGTTGCCGCACCAGTGAAACCAAGTGCCAATAATACTAGATCAGCCGACATTTCTTGCTCCGTGCCCGCAATCGGCTGAAACTGTTTAACTTTGCTGGTAGTTAAACTAGTCACCTGACCATCGGTACCATTAAAGGTGGTTGCCGTAGTTTCGTATTGTGTGATCACATCACCAAATAATTCCTGTGCTTCTGCCTGACCGTAGCCATACTTGGTTACCCGCGGCCATTCGGGCCAGGGATTATCCGCACTACGCTCAGCCGGTGCTGCCGCAGTGATCTCCAACTGCTTAACGTCGGCCGCACCTTGCCGCACCGCAGTGGCGATGCAGTCATTACCAGTATCGCCACCGCCAATCACGACGACTTTTTTACCGGCTAAACGCTGTGTTGCCGCAGTACCATTAGCCACGACGGCCTTAGTCGCTGTGGTCAAAAAGTCAACCGCCAGTTGAACCCCATTTAGTTCGCGGCCTGGTGCTTTAAGATCGCGCGCTACACCTGCACCGATCGCCAAGATCACGCGGGTAAATTGCTGCCGTAATTCGTCAGCGGTAATATCCTTACCGACCGTTGTATTAACGACAAACTTGATGCCGACTTCTTTCATCAAATTGATTCGCCGCTCAACAATCGTTTTCGGTAATTTCATATTCGGAATGCCGTACATCGCTAGACCACCCGGACGGTCGCTACCTTCAAAAACGGTCACACTGTAACCGAGCTGGTTCAACCGCCAAGCAGCTGCTAAGCCTGCTGGGCCGCTACCAACCACGGCAACTTCGATGCCATTTCGGCTAACCGGTAGGCCACTTTTTTTGACCCAGCCATGCTTAAAGGCTTGCTCGATGATGAAGCGTTCGTTATTACGAATTGTGATTCCCTGGCCGTTTAATGCTTCATTACAGGACACTTCACATGGTGCTGGGCATACATTACCAGTGAAATCAGGTAGTGAATTAGTCAGTGTCAACCGTTCAAACGCCTTTTTGTCCTCGGCACGATAGATCAAATCATTCCATTCCGGAATCAAGTTATCATTGGGACAGCCGCCAACCGCGCGCCCACCACCGTAGAAAAAGCCAGAATGACAATGAGGAACGCCACAGTTCATACAGCGAGCGGCCTGACGCCGACGTTC
This is a stretch of genomic DNA from Loigolactobacillus coryniformis subsp. coryniformis KCTC 3167 = DSM 20001. It encodes these proteins:
- a CDS encoding glutamate synthase subunit beta, producing MADPFGFMKYPRRNDTYRPIFERVHDFKALEETLPEEERRRQAARCMNCGVPHCHSGFFYGGGRAVGGCPNDNLIPEWNDLIYRAEDKKAFERLTLTNSLPDFTGNVCPAPCEVSCNEALNGQGITIRNNERFIIEQAFKHGWVKKSGLPVSRNGIEVAVVGSGPAGLAAAWRLNQLGYSVTVFEGSDRPGGLAMYGIPNMKLPKTIVERRINLMKEVGIKFVVNTTVGKDITADELRQQFTRVILAIGAGVARDLKAPGRELNGVQLAVDFLTTATKAVVANGTAATQRLAGKKVVVIGGGDTGNDCIATAVRQGAADVKQLEITAAAPAERSADNPWPEWPRVTKYGYGQAEAQELFGDVITQYETTATTFNGTDGQVTSLTTSKVKQFQPIAGTEQEMSADLVLLALGFTGAATDVFDQFGVNEIYDGYNTNVDQVYVAGDARRGPSLVIWAIREGRLCAEAVAQSITAVVAAQA